From the genome of Thermosynechococcus sp. NK55a:
AGTCTGGCACGGAGATGCGCAGCACCCCGCCCGGCCTGAGCACGCGATGCCATTCCTTCAGCACCCGCGGCACGTCACGCCGCTTGAAGTGTTCCAGCACATGGCAGTTGTAGATGAGGTCGACCGAGCCATCCGGGATGAACGACAGGTTGTCGATGGTAGCGACATGGTCCACATGGGGATAATCGATGGCATCGATATGGACGAAGCCGGGAATGTGGCGCTTGCCGCAGCCCAGGTGGAGTTTCATGATCTTACCCCCTTTGCGTTCAAGGCCTGGCGCCCGTTTTCCCGCCGGATTTCGGCGGGGAGCAAGGTTTTCACAATGCGCGCCGGTACGCCAGCAACCAAGACGTCCTCTGGCACATCCTTCGTTACAACCGCTCCCGCAGCAACGATGCTGCGGCTGCCGATTCTGACCCCCGGAAGAATGATGGCGCCTGTGCCAATCCAGACATCGTCGCCGATTTCGACGGATTGATTGATGCCGACCGCGGTGATGGGCAGTGCAGCAGGATCGTGCGTGGGAGTCACGATGCGGGTATCAGCCGCGATGGCGCAGCGTTCGCCGATGCTGATATGGCCTTGCGAGGAAGCCCACAGGTAAACGCCGGGGCCTATCGAGGTGTTGGCACCGATGCGGACATGCCGCGACCATGCGATTCTGACGCGATCGTAAATTTGCGCACGCGGCCCCAAGTACCCCAGCCGCAGACGGAAATAGGTCATACGGATGCGCATGAAAGCTTTGCTCGGGAGGGCGAAGGCGTAGGCGATTGATTTCGCAAAGGTCATCTCATCAGCTTTGTAAGCTTCGTATCATAGTATCTGCTAAGGGGGGCGGGCGTCTAGGGATTAGTATACTCAGAGATTGCAGCCCCACTCTCAGGGTGTTTTAGGCAGAGTTCTGTACTACCTATGTTGACTTCAGGACTTGTCTCCCAATCTTTTGGTTAAGGCAGTCAGAATCCAGTACACTGACTGGCATCAAGCTTCTTTGGCACCAGGGTCATGACTCAAGCAGCGTGGTTAGAACTGGTCAAATCAGTGAGTGAGCAGGGCGTCCAGTTACCCACCGGCGGACTGAAAATTGGCCGTGCCCCTGATAACGACCTTGTTCTCAACGATCCTTCTGTTTCCCGCCACCATGCTTACTTGGGATGGCAAGAAGGGAGAGTACATTTAACTGATCTGGGCAGTAAGGCAGGTACCCATCTCAATGGCCAGCCAGTTGTGCCCAATACCCCTATTCCTCTAGAAAATGGTGACTTAATCACGCTTGGCAACTCAGCAGTGCGTTTTCGCCTGGTTTGGCAGTATCAGGAATATCAGCCCGGCACTCTCGAGGTGGGTGGGCCTACTGAAGTTCCTGTGGTTGAAGTTCGCACAAAAACGTGGCGACAACGTTGGGGATTAAGGGAGCAAACTAGTCTTTTGGGAACGCATCCTGGCTGCGATGTCGTGGTGGATACTCCTGAACTGCTGCCCTGCCATTTGAAGTTGCGCTTTGTCGATCAGCATCTTCAGGTCATTGATCTCAGTAACCCGCAGCCAGCGATGCACCCGTATTTGGGAATCGGGGAAAGCTATGCTCTGACAGAGTTTGTTACTCTCACCTATGTAGGACAGGAGTTGCCTGATTGCATTGATACCCAGCGCCATGCCATTGCCTTTAGCCCAGCGACAGAGTTGCGTTTGACCAACACGGCAACGGTACTCGCCATTCCTGAGGCAGATGGCACACCCACTGTCCCTGTGAAGACGATTTCGCTGGTGGGATACAACACGTTCACGATCGGCCGCGATCCTAGTAATGATTTAGTCATTGAGCATCCGACAGTCTCGCGTCACCACGCCAAAATTGAGCGCCGCAATGGCGATTTAATTCTCACGGACTTGGCATCCAGCAACGGCACGTTTGTCAACGGCCGTGAGGTAGAAACACCCACACTGCTGCGGGTGGGGGATAGTATCCGCATTGGCAGCGATCGCCTTGTTCTCAATGTCGATGAAACCCTGACCCAATATGCTGAATCGGGTCACATGCGCCTGGATGCCATCAACCTCACTAAGGTGGTGGGTAAAGGGACGCGAATTCTCCACGATATTTCCCTATCAATCATGCCCAAAGAGTTTGTGGCCATTCTGGGTCCCAGTGGGAGCGGTAAGTCAACACTCCTCGATGCCCTCAATGGATTGCGGCCAGCAACAACGGGAACTGTACTGGTCAATGGCACAAATTTCTACCGCAACTATCAGGCCTTTCAAGCGCAATTGGGCTATGTACCACAGAAAAATATCATTCACGAGGAACTGACGATCGCCCAAGCTTTGGAATATGCAGCAAAACTACGGATGCCCCCCGATACAACTGCAGCAGAACGCCAACGGCGGGTGACAGAGGTGTTAACAGAATTGGGACTGAACCACCGTCGGGATGTGCCCATTTCGCGTCTGAGTGGGGGTCAACAGCGGCGAGTATGTATTGGAGCAGAATTGCTGACCCAGCCCAGTCTTTTCTTCCTCGATGAGGCGACCTCTGGCTTGGATCCCGGCACTGAGGCGGACCTGATGTTTTTGCTGCGGCAGTTGGCAGATCAGGGGCGAACGATCCTCATCATTACCCATGCCACCCAAAACATCCGGGAGTGTGATCTGGTGATCTATTTGGCGGAGGGCGGACGGCTCGCCTACTTTGGCCCCCCTGATCAACTGCTGCCCTATTTCCGCGCCACCTTTGGCGATCGCTTGAGTGGCATCAAGCTCGAGGATTTCTCTGGCATCTACCGTGCCTTAGACAAGGAGAAAAACCCCCATGCCCCCACTTCAGAAGAGCTAGAGCAGGCCTACCGGCGATCGCGCCTCTATCAGGAATATGTTGTGGGACGCCAACAGGCGCTGGCTTACATGCCCGATGAAAGTCAGCGGTCCCCCAAGGGCAAGTCCGGTCGCAGCAGTGAACCGAAATCCAAAATCTCCCCTTGGCAACAATTTCTCATTCTCATCCACCGCAATCTCACTATCCTCAGTCAAGATCGCATCCAGCTGCTGCTGACCCTCTTAATTGCTCCCTTGCTCGCTAGTCTGAATTTTGTCTCTTGGCGGCGGGATCTCTTTAATCCCGAAACGGGGAATGGGGGTCAAGCCCTGACGATGATTTTTGTCACCAGTCTCATTGCGGTGATGATTGGTGCGATGACGACAATGCGCGAGTTGGTCAAGGAGGTGGAAGTTTATCGGCGGGAGCGGTTGGTTGGCCTGCGACTGTTGCCCTACCTTGGCTCTAAGGTGGCGATCGCCCTTGGTCTGGCCCTTTATCAAGCGGCCACCTACCTTGCGGTAACAAAACTAGCAGTGGATTTACCGGGAGATTGGGGTGTCACCTTTGCCATGTACATCACCTTTGCCCTTGCCATTTTTGGCGGTATGGCGATGGGCCTTTTGGTGTCTGCCCTGGCCCCTAGCCAAAACATTGTGCCTCTGCTGGTGCTAATGTTTTTAGTACCACAAATTATCTTTAGTGGCGGTATTCAGCCCGTTTCTTCCTTTGGGTTGCCGGGGCAGATCATCAACCATCTGACGGTGATTAAATGGCCCTTTGAGGCGATGGTAAAGCTCACGGGTATGGGAGATGACATTGCCAATGACCCCTGTTGGCGGGAGCCAGAGGAAGAGCGGCAAAAAATGACCGAACAGATGCAGCGGGAGTTTTGTCTTTGCTATGGCCCCGGCCTCTTTCAAACCTGCAACTTCCCCGGAATTCGCTCCAAATACGTACCCACAGTGGATGAACCCGCACCGCCGCAGCCAGAGCCTCCCGGCGATCCCCCCAATGATCCGGCGGCGCTCCAGGACTACCTCCGACGGCTGCAAGCCTATCAGGCGGCAATGGACGAGTGGGAAGTAAAATACTCCGAGTGGAATCGCCAGCGCAGTCGCGCCATCAATGAAGCGCAGGGCACCATCAGTCGCTTCCAGCGGGATCAAGGGTATATGTTTACCGTGAATGTGCAACGCCATTGGCGGGATCAAAGCCTTCTCATCTTGGCAATGCTGGTGGCTTTACCCTTCTGTCAAAAACGCCGGGACTTTGGCCGTTGAAATCCTGCAA
Proteins encoded in this window:
- a CDS encoding methyltransferase domain-containing protein, producing MKLHLGCGKRHIPGFVHIDAIDYPHVDHVATIDNLSFIPDGSVDLIYNCHVLEHFKRRDVPRVLKEWHRVLRPGGVLRISVPDFAQICEVYRRFGKLDLVIGPLFGRQDYLYNIHYNVFDFDSLSRNLTEAGFVNVRRYDWRHTEHADVDDYSQAYVPHANGVYV
- a CDS encoding DapH/DapD/GlmU-related protein, which gives rise to MTFAKSIAYAFALPSKAFMRIRMTYFRLRLGYLGPRAQIYDRVRIAWSRHVRIGANTSIGPGVYLWASSQGHISIGERCAIAADTRIVTPTHDPAALPITAVGINQSVEIGDDVWIGTGAIILPGVRIGSRSIVAAGAVVTKDVPEDVLVAGVPARIVKTLLPAEIRRENGRQALNAKGVRS
- a CDS encoding ABC transporter ATP-binding protein/permease; translated protein: MTQAAWLELVKSVSEQGVQLPTGGLKIGRAPDNDLVLNDPSVSRHHAYLGWQEGRVHLTDLGSKAGTHLNGQPVVPNTPIPLENGDLITLGNSAVRFRLVWQYQEYQPGTLEVGGPTEVPVVEVRTKTWRQRWGLREQTSLLGTHPGCDVVVDTPELLPCHLKLRFVDQHLQVIDLSNPQPAMHPYLGIGESYALTEFVTLTYVGQELPDCIDTQRHAIAFSPATELRLTNTATVLAIPEADGTPTVPVKTISLVGYNTFTIGRDPSNDLVIEHPTVSRHHAKIERRNGDLILTDLASSNGTFVNGREVETPTLLRVGDSIRIGSDRLVLNVDETLTQYAESGHMRLDAINLTKVVGKGTRILHDISLSIMPKEFVAILGPSGSGKSTLLDALNGLRPATTGTVLVNGTNFYRNYQAFQAQLGYVPQKNIIHEELTIAQALEYAAKLRMPPDTTAAERQRRVTEVLTELGLNHRRDVPISRLSGGQQRRVCIGAELLTQPSLFFLDEATSGLDPGTEADLMFLLRQLADQGRTILIITHATQNIRECDLVIYLAEGGRLAYFGPPDQLLPYFRATFGDRLSGIKLEDFSGIYRALDKEKNPHAPTSEELEQAYRRSRLYQEYVVGRQQALAYMPDESQRSPKGKSGRSSEPKSKISPWQQFLILIHRNLTILSQDRIQLLLTLLIAPLLASLNFVSWRRDLFNPETGNGGQALTMIFVTSLIAVMIGAMTTMRELVKEVEVYRRERLVGLRLLPYLGSKVAIALGLALYQAATYLAVTKLAVDLPGDWGVTFAMYITFALAIFGGMAMGLLVSALAPSQNIVPLLVLMFLVPQIIFSGGIQPVSSFGLPGQIINHLTVIKWPFEAMVKLTGMGDDIANDPCWREPEEERQKMTEQMQREFCLCYGPGLFQTCNFPGIRSKYVPTVDEPAPPQPEPPGDPPNDPAALQDYLRRLQAYQAAMDEWEVKYSEWNRQRSRAINEAQGTISRFQRDQGYMFTVNVQRHWRDQSLLILAMLVALPFCQKRRDFGR